The window AGCACAATTTTAAAAAGGAGATTCAAGGTTGAACAAATAGGAGATATGTAAGAAGGTAAACAAATAAAGAAGAAAAAAATTAACTCAAAAAATGGGCAGAAGCAACAAGAAAGAAAGAAGAATATGAATCAGAAAGAATATAGCGAAGAGTATTTGATTTTAATGATCACATGAATCATCCATCACTCTTGTAATACTTTCATCATCTTCATCAAACCATCGTTAACAAGAACTCAAAATGAGAGAGACTGTGAGAGACTGCAGAGCAGATAGAGACCTCGAACCTCATTCCACTATACAAAAGCTGGAATATTCACTCATCTTCCACTCAAAATATAACTCCCGGGAGATGCACAAAGCTGACAAGACATCAGCAATATGCCATAACCTGCCTTGAACTCCACCTCCTGCTTAAAAGTTCTAACATGTTGGGTTGGTCAGTTTACAAGTCTACTAATCTTATACGGTGGGAAAGAATCAAATACGAAAAAGCACCGACCAAAGAAAAAGCAACTGAAAATTTCAGTATTGAACAGATTATCAAACGCTAGAGAACTTCATGCTAAACCAGATCATCAAAACATTAAATTGGGTAGTATCTAATCAAAATACTTCATAAGCAGCTACTACTTATATTTGTGAGCAGAATTGCTTCCTTGCACAATTGAACTACTATTGCAACTCCTGCTAAAACTAGAAATCACGTGGAAGCATTCATTCACCCTTGCTATGAAAACTATAGGGTACAAAATTGATGGATTGGGGAAGAAGAAAGATACCAGATTACACAAACTAGTGAGAGATGACAAAATAGAATTAAAACAAGTGAACTGTTACAGCAGAGGTCAGAGCTTTACCCTCTCTCAATCCTCACAGGGAGAAAGGGAAACTATACCAAAACCTGAACAAAGCCTTGAAATCTCCTCCACAACCACCAAAATTAGCAAAGATTCAGTCAATGAGGTCTGGAGTAGCATTACTATTCCTCCTGAAAAGGGCAAAATAGCCCAAAACAGCACAAACAGCAGCCACCAAATTGCCCTCCTTCAACAAAATCTTGAACACAATCACCACAATCTCCCTAGTAATCTTCCTGCCTTCGACGACCAAAGCCCTCCTGGGCTTCCCAAAAAAGGCCAAGAGAACCACAATCGCAATCCAAGTCACCAAGGTGGCGGGCACCAACACCGCCAGCGCTGCAAACATGGAGAGCAGCCCGAAAACCGCGCCGAGCAGCACGGAGGCGTAGAGGGCCGGCCACCCAGATGACGACGGCGAAGGCAGGCCTTGTAATTTGTACCACGAGAGTATGGATTTGAGGAAATTCCAAGAGCTAGTTAAGAGGATCGCATAGACCAGCACAAAAATACATACCCAGGTTCTCCTTTTGCTCATGATTCTGAGGAACACCAAGTAATACGAGGGCGGCGGTGCTGCGTCTTGTTCTTCCTCGTTGTTGTCTGCCATATGTGGAACTTAACGAACACCTTGTTGTGTCTCTTAATATCAGTGGGCTGCTCTGGGACTTTGGGTTTTGGTCGGATGATGTTCTTGAATGAGTCAATCTGAGAATAAATTATGGAAAACAAAGTATATATATCATCTGCACCCAAGCAAAGAAAAATGGGAAAGATAATTATCATCACTATTCATCACAATAGGTGAAAAGCACGCACTTGAATGTGTCGCGAGTAAGGCACTCTACTCCACGCGCGTCCCAAATTCAGACATTATTTTCTCTACTAATTTGGAAAAGGGAAATGATTATATATAAAGCACGCCGTTCTTAATTTTTAAATCCCCGGAGAATATTGTGCGTCTGAAGAAAAGCAGCTTTTGCATTTCCGCGGGCAACTCTATATCAATGAGGTTGCCATTGTTGAAAGTAAAATGGAATCATATACTTGGCACCGTCCAACAAGTTTCCCTCTTTCATGATACATTTCTCTTCACCGATCTAGAAGAGCAGGGACGGAGGATAGTGGAACTGTCTCTGGGCTGTAGCCCAGACAGTTTTTCTCCAATTTTCAAATAGACTAGATCATATTATATGAATAAACAGGTATATATACCAATAGCCCATATAAAAAATATTTAAAAGAAGCCAAAACCTACTATATTATACTAAATGAGGATCGGAATATGCCACCTCCACGGTTCCACCTTTTATTTTTTCTAAAAAGAGGCATTGGTTCATATTAAGTTTTCTTCTTCTTCTTTTTTCTTTTTCTTTTTTGTTTTGGGAATGGTCCATATTAAGTTCTAGTCTCCAGCTGTTGCAAAACATAAGGCTCGTCTTCATTTTTTTCTTCGACTATAACATTTTTTGGTTTATGTTATTTTTTTAGTTTTTCAACAAATAGTTTTTCCTTCAATTTTATTCAATTCTCAAAACATGTTATGTGCTATCAATCGATATTGACATTTTGAGGATGTGAATCTGATTATTTTCTGAAATTCAATATCACTTCTACTCTTATAGATTGATCTTCTTAATATCAGCTGTTAAGAAGCCAAAAATATTTTCTTAATGCAAATACAAGCATTATAAATTTATAATTTTCATACATTTTATTAAAGAAAATTTAGCCCAGGTGATTTTGGAATCCTGGCTCCGTCCCTGTAGAAGAGTAAAAACTAAGTCGCATGGAATTAGATACAAATACGTACAAACGAAGTGTTTATAATTCAGAAGCGTTTTTTTTGTTCATATTTAAAAACGGGTACGTTTCGAAATGTCTGATCAAAATAATATATTAATTTATTTTTTATTAATAAAGCCAAATGTTTGTCTGAATGGTTAAATTTGTTAAGTATCTGCATATTTGTTTGTGTTGATCAAAGTTGGTTTGGCGGTTTCCAATGAGCTTTGCAGTTTCAGATGATTATGTGCTTATCAAATGTTGATTGCATTTGCATGTGTCTGTGTTAA of the Fragaria vesca subsp. vesca linkage group LG6, FraVesHawaii_1.0, whole genome shotgun sequence genome contains:
- the LOC101293408 gene encoding uncharacterized protein LOC101293408 isoform 1, which translates into the protein MADNNEEEQDAAPPPSYYLVFLRIMSKRRTWVCIFVLVYAILLTSSWNFLKSILSWYKLQGLPSPSSSGWPALYASVLLGAVFGLLSMFAALAVLVPATLVTWIAIVVLLAFFGKPRRALVVEGRKITREIVVIVFKILLKEGNLVAAVCAVLGYFALFRRNSNATPDLID